The DNA segment NNNNNNNNAtatattttttgacaaacaTTAAACTTATTTATCTTATGCTATCATATCCGTTGAAAGAATAGCTTTGacgcatcaaaatcaagattttggTTGATTGATctatttgaattttaatcatTAGTGTCGGCCATTGATAAACTTTAGACATGCAGATTTCCTGTACGCTAAAATGATGAGGCACCGAAGGCTTTAAAGAAGATGCTCCACTAATGGAGGCTTTACGCTTTCTCTTTGCACATGGAATCTGGGAAAGCTTCCTTTATCTTTTTGTTATGGAGCAGGAGAACCAATAATCATCCACAGCCGGTAACAGCACTCGGACAACTTGCAAGTTCAAAAGAAATGCAACATAGCAGCTACCACTAAGATACCATTTCAATACATCAATTTAATGTTTTTGGACTGAAGAATCTCAAACAAAGCCCCTGCGTTGGTACCTTCAGCATATTGACATGCCCTCTCTATGCCCATGGTCATGCGCGATCGCAAGCAATATAACATAGAATGCAAAGGAAAACAAGAGTGATACATTGTTTAAGTAAATTTGCTGAAAAATCAGTAAGGGGTGAAGTGATACCCATAAGGTCCATTTACTGGTGGCATTCCATAAGCTTGCATGGCACCGATCTTGTGCAAACTGGTTTGACCTTGCATGCCTTCTCTCGAATACTGTTGCCATAGCATCTGCTCCTGCAATACCATGTGTTGCTTCTTTTCCATCTCCGACATCTGCACATATGCTGGTGGGGGGATGCTCAAAGACGCAGCAAATGGATCTTGTCCGACGACCTGGACTGTTCCATCTGGCGCAGGGAGTGCTAACACTGGAGTTTTGCTTGTTCCAGTACCTGGCAATGCCACACTGCTGGCGCTACCACCACTCAATTGGGCTGTGCTCACATGTTGCCGAACCATTCCCTGATCATACATGCCATTCAACAGTAAAGGATCAAGTTCCCCACCCATTGCAGCCTTCTGCTTGGACAAATTACTGGCAGACTCTACCAGGGCTAGTTCCCAATCAGCCTTTCCACTCTCGGCTGCCGGATTCTGCCAAGCAGAAGTCACCTCTGGCTCTCCATTCGAAGGGAATGCTTCCCACGAGCCATTCCCATTGTTTGTCGCCGGCCCAGCAAACAGCGCCAAAGCCAATTTGTTGCCTTGATCATCAGCAGTCACTCCGTCATCCCGTAGATCCACTAAATCCCGAGTCTCTTGGACAATGGGCTTAGGCATATCTGGCTCAGGTGGTGGAGGGGTATAATTTTCTGGAGGCGGCAATGCTTTGATCTCATTCACATCAGACAACAGCTCCTCCTCTTGAGCAACTGGCTTGATCTCCGCTTTTCGTTCAGGGCTCTTCATCGCCTTCGCCCTGTCCCTCACGAACTCCCCCAAAGTCTCCAACAGCTTACTATTAATCTTCTGCACTTCCGGATACTCAGAAGACCTAGCCACTCCTACATCTCTGCACCAATCAAAGAATCCGACAAGCTCATCAATCTGCTTAGCTGCGCTAGCATAGGCATCAAAAGCTTTCACACAATCTTGATACTCCATATCAAAGAACTTATCTAGAAGTACTGCCAGAACCTCGCACACATCAGCATAGAACTTGAAGCTCTCCTTGACCATTTCATACAGTGCCACCAGAATCATCCTCTCATTCTTGGCTAGACCCGTGGGTCGACAAGACAAGAACCGGTCCAACAGTCTCTGCAAATGACCCATCTTCCCAAGAACCCTGTCCGGCTTCATTTCGCTCAGCGGGGTAAGATCTTTCCTCCCCTCTGTGGATTCTCTGACGTCCCCAGATGACTGTGGTCCGGGCATTCCATAACCCTGTCTGTCCCGATATTCATGGAAATCATCATATCCCCTGTTTGATCCTGGGGGAGATCTATAATCCTGCAGATCCTCTCTACTGCCAAATCCTTTCATTTCAACCCCATTTCCACTTTGTTTCCGATCATAAACCATCAACTCAAGTCTCTGATCCAAG comes from the Primulina huaijiensis isolate GDHJ02 chromosome 8, ASM1229523v2, whole genome shotgun sequence genome and includes:
- the LOC140983220 gene encoding probable clathrin assembly protein At4g32285 encodes the protein MPPTTIRKAIGTVKDQASIGIAKVASNMAPELEVAIVKATSHDDDPASEKYIREILRLNSLSRGYVNACVVAISKRLGKTRDWIVVLKCLMLIHRLLNDGDAVFQQEIMYATRRGTRLLNMSDFRDEAHSNSWDHSAFVRTYALYLDQRLELMVYDRKQSGNGVEMKGFGSREDLQDYRSPPGSNRGYDDFHEYRDRQGYGMPGPQSSGDVRESTEGRKDLTPLSEMKPDRVLGKMGHLQRLLDRFLSCRPTGLAKNERMILVALYEMVKESFKFYADVCEVLAVLLDKFFDMEYQDCVKAFDAYASAAKQIDELVGFFDWCRDVGVARSSEYPEVQKINSKLLETLGEFVRDRAKAMKSPERKAEIKPVAQEEELLSDVNEIKALPPPENYTPPPPEPDMPKPIVQETRDLVDLRDDGVTADDQGNKLALALFAGPATNNGNGSWEAFPSNGEPEVTSAWQNPAAESGKADWELALVESASNLSKQKAAMGGELDPLLLNGMYDQGMVRQHVSTAQLSGGSASSVALPGTGTSKTPVLALPAPDGTVQVVGQDPFAASLSIPPPAYVQMSEMEKKQHMVLQEQMLWQQYSREGMQGQTSLHKIGAMQAYGMPPVNGPYGYHFTPY